In Vigna unguiculata cultivar IT97K-499-35 chromosome 3, ASM411807v1, whole genome shotgun sequence, a single genomic region encodes these proteins:
- the LOC114175787 gene encoding uncharacterized protein LOC114175787 isoform X1, giving the protein MKCRSVACIWSGTPFPHRVTAVAALTEPPTPTFYTAGSDGSIIWWTISSSTSTPEVKAVGVLCGHGAPVTDLAVCRPIADAGNGYTSSTSKFNALISACCDGFLCVWSKNSGHCRCRRKLPPWVGTPRLIRTLPSTPRYVCIACSLEGNEGLIDRETQLRKPPKCTVLIVDSYSLSITQTVFHGSLSIGPIKFMALVLGDDDEKRNSVFVADSDGRQQMVPISEDRGENLAGSLGDKGQLETSFFDEELSSVEQVVSVLTYGNVVASILEDRCVFRLLNHSVIGEVSFADSLFSLDQGCTQTHADGGIFLENDDVESVCNGNEYGNSITVRFVVWNNVGYAVIYNVLYQNDVFRCEPLSEIPGIRYQPDMRLSVFFQQVSQYLVCIKSICYNYEDPLLWRPLATMWSLHDFSDEPGRLYRQCRMIGDGVSFTGWFEKSTQLKGFDGLETKTFGLSPYSDIVDNKHAGTGTNYYAYKGKVVSSSMIISENLFTPYAVVYGFLSGEIEVVRFDLFQGICLDDASSNPDEKPSACKQFFSGHTGAVLCLAAHQMMGSAKSWNFKQVLVSGSMDCTIRIWDLDTGSLIMVMHHHVAPVRQIILAPPLTVHPWSNCFLSVGEDACVALVSLETLRVERIFPGHVNYPSKVLWDGARGYISCLCQTHYGTSDANDVLYIWDVKTGSRERVLLGTAAHSMFDHFCKCVSKNSVSGTLLNGNTSVSSLLLPIVDDARFSNSPLNSSDNLLTSSRSSPNISNMTELNSSNTNAGKEISVKPDSSSQIALLSSKLPIKCACPFPGIVSLCFDLASLMLLFQKNESIENGGGKPVIINLKQQGVQEQNPSHRNSETLEGHDLVNLFEEYLLRYSLSYLHSWSVDTELDNLLISDMKLRRPENFIVASGLQGDKGSLTLTFPAQSANLELWKSSSEFCALRSLTMVSLAQRLISLSHSGSAASSALAAFYTRNFLENFPDVKPPSLQLLVAFWQDESEHVRMAARSIFHCAASHVIPLPLCNLKPTESNNMSFHTGSRDTHNLGNMREGSISPKVEKQGVSRDEESKILAWLESFEVQDWISCVGGTSQDAMTSHIIVAGALAIWYPSLVKPSLSRLVVHPLMKLAMAMNEKYSSTAAELLAEGMESTWKECIVSEIPRLIGDIFFQVELSGPSSKSVKEISDASFSIKKTLVEVLLPSLAMADITGFLAVIESQIWSTASDSPVHMVSLLTLIRIMRGSPKNLAQYLDKVVNFILQTIDPSNSVMRKACFQSSMTTFKELVRVYPMVAVTDSWTKLAVGDVIGEVNNANIRVYDMQSVTMIKVLDASGPPGLPTLLPASSLGTMLTTAISALSFSPDGEGLVAFSEHGLLIRWWSLGSFWWEKLSRNFVPVQCTKLIFVPPWEGFSPNSSRSSIMANILETDRLQNFQDNARDSNHGDSPKQLLHNLDLSYRLEWVEGRKVLLTRHGHELGTFQL; this is encoded by the exons ATGAAGTGCAGATCGGTGGCGTGCATATGGTCCGGCACGCCGTTCCCTCACCGCGTCACCGCCGTCGCCGCTTTGACGGAACCACCGACGCCGACCTTTTACACAGCCGGATCGGATGGCTCCATCATCTGGTGGACCATCTCCAGTTCCACTTCCACACCg GAAGTTAAGGCGGTGGGCGTGTTGTGCGGTCACGGCGCACCGGTTACCGATCTCGCCGTCTGTAGGCCCATTGCAGATGCAGGAAACGGTTATACTTCGAGTACAAGTAAGTTCAATGCGTTGATAAGTGCGTGCTGTGATGGTTTTCTGTGTGTGTGGAGCAAAAACAGTGGCCATTGCCGGTGCCGGAGGAAATTGCCGCCTTGGGTTGGCACTCCTCGCTTAATTAGAACCTTGCCTTCGACACCGAGATATGTGTGTATAGCGTGTTCTTTAGAGGGGAATGAAGGATTAATTGATAGAGAAACTCAGCTTAGGAAGCCTCCTAAGTGCACTGTTCTTATTGTGGACTCGTATTCGCTTTCCATTACTCAAACTGTGTTTCATGGAAGTCTATCCATTGGTCCAATTAAGTTTATGGCATTGGTTTTGGGTGATGATGACGAGAAGAGAAACTCTGTGTTTGTAGCTGATTCGGATGGGAGGCAGCAGATGGTTCCCATATCAGAGGATCGAGGGGAGAACTTGGCGGGTTCACTTGGTGATAAAGGTCAATTGGAGACCTCTTTTTTCGATGAAGAATTGAGTAGTGTGGAGCAGGTTGTTTCGGTTTTAACCTATGGGAATGTTGTTGCTTCAATATTGGAAGATCGGTGTGTCTTCAGGTTACTGAATCATAGTGTGATTGGAGAAGTTTCTTTTGCGGATAGCTTATTCAGTTTGGATCAGGGTTGTACTCAAACACATGCTGATGGTGGCATTTTTCTTGAGAATGATGATGTGGAGAGTGTCTGCAATGGCAACGAATATGGAAACTCGATTACAGTAAGATTTGTTGTGTGGAATAATGTAGGTTATGcagttatatataatgtattgtaTCAGAATGATGTTTTCCGATGTGAACCTCTTTCTGAGATTCCTGGTATTCGTTATCAACCTGATATGAGATTATCTGTTTTTTTTCAACAAGTAAGTCAATATCTTGTATGCATCAAGTCAATTTGCTATAATTATGAGGATCCTTTACTATGGAGGCCACTTGCCACAATGTGGTCATTGCATGATTTTAGTGATGAACCTGGTAGATTGTATCGTCAGTGCAGAATGATCGGTGATGGTGTATCTTTCACCGGCTGGTTTGAGAAATCGACTCAGCTCAAGGGATTCGATGGTCTTGAGACTAAAACTTTTGGTTTGAGTCCATATTCTGATATTGTTGACAACAAACATGCTGGTACTGGAACTAATTATTATGCTTACAAGGGGAAGGTTGTTTCTTCTTCCATGATCATCTCTGAGAACCTTTTCACTCCTTATGCTGTTGTATACGGTTTTTTAAGTGGAGAAATAGAGGTTGTAAGGTTTGATCTGTTTCAAGGGATTTGCTTGGATGATGCAAGTTCCAATCCTGATGAAAAGCCATCTGCATGCAAACAGTTTTTCTCAGGACATACAGGTGCTGTACTTTGTTTGGCAGCACATCAAATGATGGGTAGTGCCAAAAGCTGGAATTTTAAGCAGGTTTTGGTGTCTGGAAGTATGGATTGCACGATTCGAATATGGGATCTTGACACTGGCAGTCTTATCATGGTAATGCATCATCATGTAGCTCCTGTGCGTCAAATTATTCTTGCTCCACCTTTGACTGTGCATCCTTGGAGTAATTGTTTCCTTTCAGTAGGAGAGGATGCATGTGTTGCTCTTGTTTCTCTAGAGACTCTGCGAGTGGAGAGAATCTTTCCTGGACACGTGAACTATCCTTCTAAAGTTTTATGGGACGGAGCAAGAGGTTATATTTCCTGTCTCTGTCAAACACATTACGGAACTTCTGATGCTAATGATGTATTATACATTTGGGATGTAAAGACAGGTTCTCGTGAGCGAGTCCTACTTGGGACAGCTGCACATTCAATGTTTGATCATTTTTGTAAATGCGTCAGCAAGAATTCCGTATCTGGCACATTGCTGAATGGAAACACATCAGTCTCTTCCTTACTCCTTCCGATAGTTGATGATGCAAGGTTCTCTAACTCCCCCTTAAATAGTTCAGACAACTTGCTTACTTCATCAAGGTCGTCaccaaatatttcaaatatgacTGAGCTGAATTCTTCCAACACAAATGCAGGTAAAGAAATTTCAGTGAAGCCAGATTCATCCTCTCAGATTGCTCTTTTGAGTAGCAAGCTTCCTATCAAATGCGCTTGCCCTTTCCCAGGGATTGTGTCTCTTTGTTTTGATCTTGCATCCTTGATGCTCTTATTTCAAAAGAATGAATCCATAGAAAATGGTGGTGGCAAGCCAGTGATTATCAATTTGAAGCAGCAGGGAGTCCAGGAGCAAAATCCCAGCCACCGTAATTCAGAAACTTTAGAAGGGCATGACTTGGTTAACCTGTTTGAAGAATACTTGCTTCGATATAGCTTGTCATATCTACATTCGTGGAGTGTAGACACAGAGCTTGATAATTTGTTGATAAGTGACATGAAGCTGAGGAGACCAGAAAATTTCATAGTAGCTTCTGGTCTGCAGGGGGATAAAGGGTCATTGACATTGACATTTCCTGCTCAGAGTGCTAATCTTGAG CTCTGGAAATCATCATCTGAGTTTTGTGCATTGAGATCATTGACGATGGTGTCCCTTGCCCAACGTCTGATTAGCTTGTCTCACTCTGGTTCAGCAGCCAGCAG TGCTTTAGCAGCCTTTTATACTCGGAATTTCCTGGAAAATTTTCCAGATGTGAAGCCACCTTCATTACAG CTCTTGGTGGCTTTTTGGCAAGATGAAAGTGAACATGTGCGTATGGCTGCACGCTCTATATTTCATTGTGCTGCCTCTCATGTTATTCCTCTACCTCTATGCAATTTGAAACCTACTGAGTCAAACAATATGAGTTTCCATACTGGAAGTAGAGACACGCATAATCTAGGAAACATGAGGGAAGGGAGTATATCTCCAAAGGTAGAAAAACAAGGAGTTTCCCGAGATGAGGAATCCAAGATACTTGCTTGGCTAGAATCATTTGAAGTGCAAGATTGGATTTCTTGTGTTGGTGGAACTAGTCAGGATGCAATGACATCTCACATTATTGTTGCTGGTGCACTGGCTATCTGGTATCCTAGTCTTGTAAAGCCAAGTCTTTCCAGGCTTGTTGTTCATCCATTAATGAAGTTGGCTATGGCTATGAACGAGAAGTATAGCTCCACTGCTGCTGAGCTACTTGCAGAGGGCATGGAAAGTACATGGAAAGAATGCATTGTCTCTGAGATTCCTCGTCTGATTGGGGATATTTTTTTCCAAGTAGAGTTGAGTGGCCCATCTTCCAAGTCAGTGAAAGAAATATCGGATGCatctttttctattaaaaagACATTGGTGGAGGTTCTTCTTCCAAGTTTGGCTATGGCTGATATAACAGGCTTTTTGGCTGTGATTGAAAGCCAAATTTGGTCTACTGCATCTGATTCACCTGTCCACATGGTGTCTTTGTTGACTCTCATAAGGATCATGCGTGGTTCTCCAAAGAATTTGGCTCAATACCTTGACAAG GTGGTCAACTTCATTTTACAGACTATAGATCCTAGCAACTCAGTCATGCGGAAGGCATGCTTCCAGAGTTCAATGACAACTTTCAAGGAACTTGTACGTGTATATCCCATGGTGGCTGTCACTGATTCATGGACCAAACTAGCAGTTGGAGATGTGATTGGAGAAGTTAACAACGCAAACATCAGGGTTTATGATATGCAAAG TGTGACAATGATAAAGGTTTTAGATGCAAGTGGGCCTCCTGGACTTCCAACTCTACTTCCAGCATCATCATTAGGAACAATGTTGACCACTGCTATTTCAGCACTGAGTTTTTCACCAGATGGAGAG GGGCTGGTTGCTTTTTCCGAACATGGACTACTGATTAGATGGTGGTCACTGGGATCTTTCTGGTGGGAGAAACTCAGCCGGAACTTTGTTCCTGTCCAGTGCACCAAACTAATATTTGTTCCTCCTTGGGAAGGATTTTCACCTAATTCTTCAAGATCAAGCATAATGGCCAATATTTTGGAAACTGACAGGCTGCAGAACTTTCAg gATAATGCGAGGGATTCAAATCACGGGGACAGTCCAAAACAATTGCTTCATAATTTGGATCTCTCCTATAGACTAGAATGGGTTGAGGGGCGGAAAGTACTTCTTACAAGACACGGTCATGAATTGGGCACTTTTCAGTTATAA
- the LOC114175787 gene encoding uncharacterized protein LOC114175787 isoform X3, whose translation MKCRSVACIWSGTPFPHRVTAVAALTEPPTPTFYTAGSDGSIIWWTISSSTSTPEVKAVGVLCGHGAPVTDLAVCRPIADAGNGYTSSTSKFNALISACCDGFLCVWSKNSGHCRCRRKLPPWVGTPRLIRTLPSTPRYVCIACSLEGNEGLIDRETQLRKPPKCTVLIVDSYSLSITQTVFHGSLSIGPIKFMALVLGDDDEKRNSVFVADSDGRQQMVPISEDRGENLAGSLGDKGQLETSFFDEELSSVEQVVSVLTYGNVVASILEDRCVFRLLNHSVIGEVSFADSLFSLDQGCTQTHADGGIFLENDDVESVCNGNEYGNSITVRFVVWNNVGYAVIYNVLYQNDVFRCEPLSEIPGIRYQPDMRLSVFFQQVSQYLVCIKSICYNYEDPLLWRPLATMWSLHDFSDEPGRLYRQCRMIGDGVSFTGWFEKSTQLKGFDGLETKTFGLSPYSDIVDNKHAGTGTNYYAYKGKVVSSSMIISENLFTPYAVVYGFLSGEIEVVRFDLFQGICLDDASSNPDEKPSACKQFFSGHTGAVLCLAAHQMMGSAKSWNFKQVLVSGSMDCTIRIWDLDTGSLIMVMHHHVAPVRQIILAPPLTVHPWSNCFLSVGEDACVALVSLETLRVERIFPGHVNYPSKVLWDGARGYISCLCQTHYGTSDANDVLYIWDVKTGSRERVLLGTAAHSMFDHFCKCVSKNSVSGTLLNGNTSVSSLLLPIVDDARFSNSPLNSSDNLLTSSRSSPNISNMTELNSSNTNAGKEISVKPDSSSQIALLSSKLPIKCACPFPGIVSLCFDLASLMLLFQKNESIENGGGKPVIINLKQQGVQEQNPSHRNSETLEGHDLVNLFEEYLLRYSLSYLHSWSVDTELDNLLISDMKLRRPENFIVASGLQGDKGSLTLTFPAQSANLELWKSSSEFCALRSLTMVSLAQRLISLSHSGSAASSALAAFYTRNFLENFPDVKPPSLQLLVAFWQDESEHVRMAARSIFHCAASHVIPLPLCNLKPTESNNMSFHTGSRDTHNLGNMREGSISPKVEKQGVSRDEESKILAWLESFEVQDWISCVGGTSQDAMTSHIIVAGALAIWYPSLVKPSLSRLVVHPLMKLAMAMNEKYSSTAAELLAEGMESTWKECIVSEIPRLIGDIFFQVELSGPSSKSVKEISDASFSIKKTLVEVLLPSLAMADITGFLAVIESQIWSTASDSPVHMVSLLTLIRIMRGSPKNLAQYLDKMCLLLCKGRLKKL comes from the exons ATGAAGTGCAGATCGGTGGCGTGCATATGGTCCGGCACGCCGTTCCCTCACCGCGTCACCGCCGTCGCCGCTTTGACGGAACCACCGACGCCGACCTTTTACACAGCCGGATCGGATGGCTCCATCATCTGGTGGACCATCTCCAGTTCCACTTCCACACCg GAAGTTAAGGCGGTGGGCGTGTTGTGCGGTCACGGCGCACCGGTTACCGATCTCGCCGTCTGTAGGCCCATTGCAGATGCAGGAAACGGTTATACTTCGAGTACAAGTAAGTTCAATGCGTTGATAAGTGCGTGCTGTGATGGTTTTCTGTGTGTGTGGAGCAAAAACAGTGGCCATTGCCGGTGCCGGAGGAAATTGCCGCCTTGGGTTGGCACTCCTCGCTTAATTAGAACCTTGCCTTCGACACCGAGATATGTGTGTATAGCGTGTTCTTTAGAGGGGAATGAAGGATTAATTGATAGAGAAACTCAGCTTAGGAAGCCTCCTAAGTGCACTGTTCTTATTGTGGACTCGTATTCGCTTTCCATTACTCAAACTGTGTTTCATGGAAGTCTATCCATTGGTCCAATTAAGTTTATGGCATTGGTTTTGGGTGATGATGACGAGAAGAGAAACTCTGTGTTTGTAGCTGATTCGGATGGGAGGCAGCAGATGGTTCCCATATCAGAGGATCGAGGGGAGAACTTGGCGGGTTCACTTGGTGATAAAGGTCAATTGGAGACCTCTTTTTTCGATGAAGAATTGAGTAGTGTGGAGCAGGTTGTTTCGGTTTTAACCTATGGGAATGTTGTTGCTTCAATATTGGAAGATCGGTGTGTCTTCAGGTTACTGAATCATAGTGTGATTGGAGAAGTTTCTTTTGCGGATAGCTTATTCAGTTTGGATCAGGGTTGTACTCAAACACATGCTGATGGTGGCATTTTTCTTGAGAATGATGATGTGGAGAGTGTCTGCAATGGCAACGAATATGGAAACTCGATTACAGTAAGATTTGTTGTGTGGAATAATGTAGGTTATGcagttatatataatgtattgtaTCAGAATGATGTTTTCCGATGTGAACCTCTTTCTGAGATTCCTGGTATTCGTTATCAACCTGATATGAGATTATCTGTTTTTTTTCAACAAGTAAGTCAATATCTTGTATGCATCAAGTCAATTTGCTATAATTATGAGGATCCTTTACTATGGAGGCCACTTGCCACAATGTGGTCATTGCATGATTTTAGTGATGAACCTGGTAGATTGTATCGTCAGTGCAGAATGATCGGTGATGGTGTATCTTTCACCGGCTGGTTTGAGAAATCGACTCAGCTCAAGGGATTCGATGGTCTTGAGACTAAAACTTTTGGTTTGAGTCCATATTCTGATATTGTTGACAACAAACATGCTGGTACTGGAACTAATTATTATGCTTACAAGGGGAAGGTTGTTTCTTCTTCCATGATCATCTCTGAGAACCTTTTCACTCCTTATGCTGTTGTATACGGTTTTTTAAGTGGAGAAATAGAGGTTGTAAGGTTTGATCTGTTTCAAGGGATTTGCTTGGATGATGCAAGTTCCAATCCTGATGAAAAGCCATCTGCATGCAAACAGTTTTTCTCAGGACATACAGGTGCTGTACTTTGTTTGGCAGCACATCAAATGATGGGTAGTGCCAAAAGCTGGAATTTTAAGCAGGTTTTGGTGTCTGGAAGTATGGATTGCACGATTCGAATATGGGATCTTGACACTGGCAGTCTTATCATGGTAATGCATCATCATGTAGCTCCTGTGCGTCAAATTATTCTTGCTCCACCTTTGACTGTGCATCCTTGGAGTAATTGTTTCCTTTCAGTAGGAGAGGATGCATGTGTTGCTCTTGTTTCTCTAGAGACTCTGCGAGTGGAGAGAATCTTTCCTGGACACGTGAACTATCCTTCTAAAGTTTTATGGGACGGAGCAAGAGGTTATATTTCCTGTCTCTGTCAAACACATTACGGAACTTCTGATGCTAATGATGTATTATACATTTGGGATGTAAAGACAGGTTCTCGTGAGCGAGTCCTACTTGGGACAGCTGCACATTCAATGTTTGATCATTTTTGTAAATGCGTCAGCAAGAATTCCGTATCTGGCACATTGCTGAATGGAAACACATCAGTCTCTTCCTTACTCCTTCCGATAGTTGATGATGCAAGGTTCTCTAACTCCCCCTTAAATAGTTCAGACAACTTGCTTACTTCATCAAGGTCGTCaccaaatatttcaaatatgacTGAGCTGAATTCTTCCAACACAAATGCAGGTAAAGAAATTTCAGTGAAGCCAGATTCATCCTCTCAGATTGCTCTTTTGAGTAGCAAGCTTCCTATCAAATGCGCTTGCCCTTTCCCAGGGATTGTGTCTCTTTGTTTTGATCTTGCATCCTTGATGCTCTTATTTCAAAAGAATGAATCCATAGAAAATGGTGGTGGCAAGCCAGTGATTATCAATTTGAAGCAGCAGGGAGTCCAGGAGCAAAATCCCAGCCACCGTAATTCAGAAACTTTAGAAGGGCATGACTTGGTTAACCTGTTTGAAGAATACTTGCTTCGATATAGCTTGTCATATCTACATTCGTGGAGTGTAGACACAGAGCTTGATAATTTGTTGATAAGTGACATGAAGCTGAGGAGACCAGAAAATTTCATAGTAGCTTCTGGTCTGCAGGGGGATAAAGGGTCATTGACATTGACATTTCCTGCTCAGAGTGCTAATCTTGAG CTCTGGAAATCATCATCTGAGTTTTGTGCATTGAGATCATTGACGATGGTGTCCCTTGCCCAACGTCTGATTAGCTTGTCTCACTCTGGTTCAGCAGCCAGCAG TGCTTTAGCAGCCTTTTATACTCGGAATTTCCTGGAAAATTTTCCAGATGTGAAGCCACCTTCATTACAG CTCTTGGTGGCTTTTTGGCAAGATGAAAGTGAACATGTGCGTATGGCTGCACGCTCTATATTTCATTGTGCTGCCTCTCATGTTATTCCTCTACCTCTATGCAATTTGAAACCTACTGAGTCAAACAATATGAGTTTCCATACTGGAAGTAGAGACACGCATAATCTAGGAAACATGAGGGAAGGGAGTATATCTCCAAAGGTAGAAAAACAAGGAGTTTCCCGAGATGAGGAATCCAAGATACTTGCTTGGCTAGAATCATTTGAAGTGCAAGATTGGATTTCTTGTGTTGGTGGAACTAGTCAGGATGCAATGACATCTCACATTATTGTTGCTGGTGCACTGGCTATCTGGTATCCTAGTCTTGTAAAGCCAAGTCTTTCCAGGCTTGTTGTTCATCCATTAATGAAGTTGGCTATGGCTATGAACGAGAAGTATAGCTCCACTGCTGCTGAGCTACTTGCAGAGGGCATGGAAAGTACATGGAAAGAATGCATTGTCTCTGAGATTCCTCGTCTGATTGGGGATATTTTTTTCCAAGTAGAGTTGAGTGGCCCATCTTCCAAGTCAGTGAAAGAAATATCGGATGCatctttttctattaaaaagACATTGGTGGAGGTTCTTCTTCCAAGTTTGGCTATGGCTGATATAACAGGCTTTTTGGCTGTGATTGAAAGCCAAATTTGGTCTACTGCATCTGATTCACCTGTCCACATGGTGTCTTTGTTGACTCTCATAAGGATCATGCGTGGTTCTCCAAAGAATTTGGCTCAATACCTTGACAAG ATGTGTTTATTGCTGTGTAAAGGGAGGCTGAAAAAGTTATAG